The Halostagnicola larsenii XH-48 region CCCCTGAGATCGAACCGGTCCAACCAGCCGTTGATGCGTTTGTTCGCGGTCTCCTCGGGAATGTCCCGCAGCCGTGCGTAGTACTCGAGTTGTTCCCTGCCCGTGAGTTCGTCGAACACCGGCGGATCTTCGGGCAGATATCCGATGGACGACCGGACGGCGTCGCGGTCGGTGATCGGCTCGCCCATGATCGTCGCACTCCCGGAGGTCGGCCGCGTTAACGTCGTTAGCATTCGCATCGTCGTCGTCTTTCCGGCACCGTTCGGTCCGAGAAAGCCGTACACCGTGCCGCGCGGAACGACGAGATCGAGTTGGTCGACGACGACTGTCCCGTCGAATCGCTTCGTGAGATCGGTTGCTGTGATTGCGTTCATGTATTGAAAATCTGCGAGTGATTAGTATCACTCAGTGGTCGGGGACCAAAAGAACCCACCGTTCGTCTATCGTATTCGAACGAGAACTCCGTTATCGGGTGAGAAGGCGGGGTTCGTTCCATTCGCACCTCCAGCGCCGAAGTCGCGTCAGCGGCCAATTCATGGGCATCTGTTCATTTCGTTACGACCCACATAACACGATCCACTGTTTTCTGGCTCAGAAAACTCGATGGCGGAGACGCTGGGATCGCGTTAGTCCGCGGTCTCGACCGTCGCACCGAGACTCGAAAGCATACCGAAAAATCCGGGGAAAGAAACGTCTACGTGCTCGCCACCCTGGATCGTCGTTTCGCCGTCGGCAGCGAGTCCCGCGAGCGCCAGCGACATGACGATTCGGTGGTCGGCACGTCCGTCCACGGTCGCTCCCCGGATCGTCGACTCGTCGCCGTGAACGGTCAACGAATCCCGCGTTTCGGTCGTTTCGACGCCCATCTTCTCGAGTTCCTCGGCCATCGCGCTCACGCGATCGGTTTCCTTGAACCGGACGTGCTCGGCGTTGGTGATTCGAGTATCGCCGTCGGCGACCGCGCCGAGGGTCGCGATCGTCGGGAGGAGATCGGGCGTGTCTTCGACCGAAACGTCGATCCCCTCGAGAGGGGCTTTCGAGACGTCGATCGTCCCATCGTCGCGGTTCCACTCGACGTCCGCACCCATCCGGTCGACGATATCGACGATTGCGGTATCTCCCTGCGCGCTCGGATGTGCCCCCTCGATGCGAACGCCGTCTTCGCTCGCGATGGCACCCGCCGCGAGCGGATACGAGATCGACGAAAAATCGCCGGGAACGGCGTATTCGCCGCCTTCAGGCGCGTAAGACTGCCCGCCCGGGACCGCGAAGCCGTCCTCGGTGGCTTCGGCGTCGACGCCGAAGTCCGCCAACAATTCGATCGTGACGTCGACGTACGGCGCGGACTTGAGTTCCGTCTCGAGGTCGATCTCGAGGCCGTCGGCCGTCACCGCGCCGGCCATCAACAGGGCGGTGATGTACTGTGAGGAGACGTCGCCCGGAATCGACACGCGGTCGCCCGACAGCGGGCCGGTGACGACCAGCGGTGCCTGTCCGTTCGCTCGAGTACTCGCCGCATCAGCTCCGAGATCCGAGAGCGCCTCGAGCAGCGGCCCTTGCGGACGAGACCGGAGCGATTCGTCGCCGGTGAGCACGCTCGTGCCATCGGCAAGCGCCGCCGCCGCGGTCACGAGTCGCATCGTCGTACCACTGTTATCGCAGTCGATCACGTCCGCCGGCACCTCGGGAGTGCCGTCGAAGCCCTCGACGGAGAGGGTCCCATCGTCCGATCGGGTTACGCTCCCGCCGAACAATTCCACAGCTCGCGCCGTTGCACGCGTATCCGCACTCCAGAGCGCGTCGCGTACCGTGGCGCTGTCGGCGTACCCCGACGCCAAAATCGCGCGATGCGTGTAACTCTTCGATGGCGGTGCCGTCGCCGTTCCCCCAAGCTTCGAGGGACCGAGCGTGACGTTCATGCTCGGTCTGTGGAGTGGATGCCCTATACCGATACCGGTACGTCCCCCGAGACCGTTCGGAACGGTCGTCCCAGCCTGCAGATTCACCAGACCGGTTCGGTCACTTCGGACAGCCGATCGACGCCGCGATTTCCTCGAGCGGTTCGCCGGGATGCGGACTCGAGACTTCGTAGCTCACGTCCTCGCACTCCCAGAAAACGCTCTCGAGGTCACCGGCGCGGAGATACGCCTCGTTGCCGTCGATATCGATCGGGGTGAGCGCGTCCGGATCGAACCGGGACGTTTCCCTGACGGCAACGAACAGTTCGCGTTCGGGCGTGGTCGGTTCGACGTACCAACTCGTCGCCGTCGTACCGAAGCCTCTGTCCAGGACGGTGATTCGATCGAGTTCGAAATCATCCGGTATCGCCGGGTCCGGGAGATCGAACGGGAGAATTTTCGCCGCGGCTTCCGGAGTGTCGAAGATCCCGATGGGTTCGGCGCCGATCGACTTGACCTCGGCGTCCGACGGCGGGTCGTAGGTGAACGTCCCGTCCTCGAGTCCCTCGTTGATCGCGAGTTCGTCGTAGGTCACCGTGAGGCTGTGGAGGGTACGTTCGTCGGTCTCGACGACCGTCTGCTCTTTGATCGGGTACCGGTGTTCGTCGCCGATCCAGATCGTTCGAACGACCTCCGCCTCGTCGACCTCCGCCGAATCGGCGGCCTCGAGCGGAATCGCGTAGACCGTCTCTCCCACCAGCAGTTCGATCGATCGCCCGACCTCGTCGTCCGATTTCGGAGTCGCTTCGACGACGTGGGCCTCGCTATTGTCAACCGTGTCGGTTCCGTCGTACGCGAGGTCGTAGTCCTCGAGGAGTGATTCGAGGACGAGACGGGTTCGATCCGCGACGAAGCGGTTCGGGTGGTGCCGCTCGAGGACCGTTTCCGTCGTCGGATTGTACCCCCAGGTCACCTCCTGATTTCGGACCGACACCATCCCTTCGGGCGCGCGAGAATCCGACGACTCGAGGACCTCCCGTCGCTGGGCATCCGGGGGTCGTTGAAAGAGCCGTTCCCGCCGCTCGATCGCTTCTTCCGGCGTTTCGGCTGTCATCGTCCGAATAGCCGCGAGGTCGTTTATTTCTCCGCGAGCGTCGATTGCTTCCCGAACGAGGTCGTCGCTCGCCGGAGCCTCCTCCGAACTGGTGTCCTCGAAACAGCCGGCGAGCGCGGTACTAGCACCCGCTACGATAAGACGACGACGGCGCATAGGTCAATGTTGTAAGGTCTCTTAATAAGCGTAGGGATTCGGTCTGAACAAACTGGTGTGCTCGAGTGGTAACCGCGTTCGATGCGCGGTTGGTCGCGCCCCACGATCCGTTCGCTGGTGCCGGGACCCTCGTAATTATGTAGACGCCTGCCACAGTTTCGGCCATGGATATCGATCTTTCACCGCTTCGGTCCGCGCTCGCGGATGCAAGCGTCGACGGCTATCTCATCGACGCCGACGGATCGGATTCTGACCAGCGGTACGTCTCCGATTTCACCGCCCCGGATCCCTACCAGACGCTGGTTACGACCGCGCCAACCAGCCAGTCGGGCGGATCGTCCGACCCGAACGGTTCGGGCGAGATTGGCGGGCGCCGCGGCGTCCATCTCCTGGTCTCCGGACTCGAGTACGGGCGGGCACGCGCAGATGCGACTGTCGACTCGATCGCCCGGCGCGCCGACTTCGACTATCGCGACCGCGTCGCGGAGTACGGTCCCCAGGAGGGAACCGTTCGGACGATCGCGGCGTTTCTCGAGTCACACGACGTCGAATCGGTGGCCGTCCCCCCGAGTTTTCCGACGGGAACTGCGGACGGGCTTCGGGAACAGGGTATTTCGGTCACTGTCGAATCCGAGGGGATCGTCGAAACGGAGATCCGGGCGCGAAAATCCGAGTGGGAGATCGAACAGATTCAGTCGACCCAGCGAGCCAACGAGCGGGCGATGGCCGTCGCCGAGGAGTTGATCGCGACCGCAGATGTCGAGGACGGCGTTCTCGTTTACGACGACGACCCGCTGACGAGCGAACGCGTCACGACGGAGATCGAAATCGAACTGCTTCGCAACGGCTGCGCGCTCGACGAAACGATCGTCGCCTGCGGTGCCGACGGCGCGGATCCGCACGACCGCGGTAGCGGCGCGCTCGAGGCGGACGAACTGATCGTGATCGACATCTTCCCGCGGGACAAAGAGACGGGATACTTCGGCGATATGACCCGCACGTTCCTGCGCGGCGTACCGAGCGAGGAACAGCGACGGCGATACGACGTGACCCAGCGGGCCTACGAGGCGGCGCTCGAGGCTGTCGAGGCGGGCGTCACGGGAGCGGCGGTCCACGACGTGGCCTGCGACGTGATCGAGGACGCCGGCTACGAAACTCTCCGAAGCGACCCGACGACGGAGACGGGGTACATCCACAACACCGGCCACGGCGTCGGACTCGACATCCACGAACAGCCCACGGTGTCGCCGTCTGGGGGCGAACTCGAGCCCGGCCACGTCGTCAGTATCGAGCCCGGAATCTACGACCCCGCCGTCGGCGGCGTCCGAATCGAGGATCTGGTCGTCGTCACCGAGGACGGACACAGAAATTTCAACGAGTACGGCGTTTACCTCGAGCCGAGGGCGTAGCCGGCACCGAGACGAACCGTTCTCGAATCGATCAAGCAGGTGGCCTCAGTCGTCCGTACAGATCTCGAGGAAGTTCTCGAAGACCTCGTCGCCTTCCTCGGTGTGGGCTACCTCCGGGTGCCACTGGACGCCGTAGAGGTCTCGGTCGGTGTCGCTCATCGCCTCGACGCCGCAGACGTCGCTCGAGGCGGTCCGTTCGAATCCCTCGGGAACTTCCTTGACTTCGTCGGCGTGGCTCGCCCAGACGCGGGTTTCGGGGTACAGCGAGCCCGTGAGCGGATCGTTTTCCGAGAGCAGGTCGACGGTGACGTCGGCGTAGCCGCCGTACTCGCCGCTGCCGACCCGGCCGCCGAGTTCCTCGGCGATCAACTGCATGCCCAGACAGATTCCCAGCACCGGCATATCGGACTCGAGGTACGCCGCCGACTGTCCCGTTCGATCCATATCCGGCCCGCCAGATAACACGACGCCGTCGGCGTCGACCTCCTCGGGCGGCGTGTCGTTATCGATCAGTTCCGAGTCGACCCCGAGATCTCGAAGCGCTCGATCCTCCAGGTGCGTAAACTGTCCGTGGTTGTCCACCACGACGATCTTCGTCATTGCCGGGAGGTAGCGGGGGAACCGGTAAAAGCGGTCCGGAAGCGAGCCTGCTCGGGTGTCGGCACGCACTCGAGCCAACGCGCGAACGAGGCTGGATATCCGGTACGTTTATGCACAGTTCGAGAGAGAACTCGTGTATGGCCATCGATATCAGCGAGTTCGACCATCCGGCGTGGCTCACGGCAGCGGGGACGGGAGTAGGATACCTGTTGATCCTCGTTCTCCTGACCGTCTTGCTCTTTCTCGTTCCGTGGGGAATATTCGTACTGCTGTGAGCACCGTTCGGTTGCTAGCGTTACTGAACCCGAACGATACGTCGATTTCTCTCTAGACCGCTCGAGTGCTTTTCGACTAGCTGATTGTAAGACTCGGTAGCGCTTGCGCTCGAGAGCCACTTAACACGAAAATCGGCTCGAAAAACCGCTTCAGGCGAACGTCTTCGAGACGTCCTCGGTCTCGTCGGAACTGGCCTGGACCTTCTCCCAGGCGTTCTGGAAGTCTTCCATCCGGATCTCGGTCCGGTCGTCGCGGATGGCGAACATCCCCGCTTCGGTACAGATCGCCTTGACGTCGGCACCGGAGGCTTCGTCGGCTTCGGCGGCGAGCGAGTCGAACTCGACGTCGTCGGCGACGTTCATGCCGCGCGTGTGGATCTGGAAAATCAGTTCTCGGCCCTCCTCGTCGGGTTTCGGAACTTCGATGAGGCGGTCGAACCGACCGGGCCGAAGGATGGCGCGGTCGAGCATGTCGAAGCGGTTCGTGGCGGCGATGATGCGGATCTCGCCGCGCTCTTCGAAGCCGTCCATCTCGCTGAGGAGTTGCATCATCGTCCGCTGGACCTCGGCGTCGCCGGAGGTCTTGGACTCGGTTCGCTTGGCGGCGATGGCGTCGATCTCGTCGATGAAGATAACCGCGGGTTCGTGCTCGCGGGCGACCTCGAAGAGGTCCCGAACGAGTTTCGCGCCCTCGCCGATGAACTTGTGAACCAGTTCCGAGCCGGCCATCTTGATGAAGGTCGCGTCGGTCTGGTTGGCGACCGCTTTCGCGAGCATCGTCTTGCCGGTTCCCGGTGGGCCGTGCAGAAGAACGCCGCTCGGCGGTTCGATACCAACGTCGTCGAACATGCCGGGTTTCTTCATCGGCATCTCGACGGTTTCGCGAACCTCCTGTAGCTGGTCCTCGAGCCCGCCGATATCCTCGTATTCGACCTCGGGACTCTGGGTGACTTCCATCACGCGAGCCCGGACGTCGGTTTCTCCGGAGAGGGTCTTGACGATCGAGAGGGAGTTGTTAACCGCAACGCGGGAATCCGGCTCGAGGTCCTCGCGCATCTCTTCGGTGACCTCGGTCAGGGCCTCCTGATTGTTTCCGTGCTGTTTGATGATGACGCCTTCGTCGGTCAGTTCCTGCACCGTCGCGACGAACAGCGGCGACTGCTTCAGCTTCTTGTTTTCGTGCGTAAGTCGCTCGAGTTTCTGCTGGTATTTGTTGTTCTCGGCGTTCGCATCGAGGAGTTTGTCGCGCATCTCCTCGTTTTGCGACTCGAGGATTTCTAGGCGGTCCTCGAGCGACTGTATTTTCTCCTGTTGGGACGCCTCGTCCTCGTCGTATGGGAGGTCGACGTCGTCCACAGTGTCGCTCATTAACCCACTCTTGGGTGTTGGTTCATAAGAGGCTTCGGGTCGATACACTATGGAATAGTATTACTGCCACGCATTTATCTAAACAGAAAATATTATCACCTTGTATCCGAAACGGGTATCACGATGAGTGCTTCAGAGTCGTTTCGACAGGAGTCAACCCCCCGCGGAAGCTGGGAGGACGTTCGCGATCTGCCGCCGAGTGCGAAACTCGTCGCGAAGGTACTCGAGTACAACGAGACGATGACCCAACAGCAGATCGCCGACGAGACGCTGCTTCCGGCGCGTACCGTTCGATACGCGCTCAACCGACTCGACGACGAAAACGTGATCGACTCTCGATTTTCGTTCTCGGACGCGCGAAAGCGCCTCTACACGCTCGATATCGAATCTTAACTCCGCACTCTCTACCTATCGCTCTTCTCATCAATCCGGGCACGGTTACTTTCACTCCGGTCACGGAAGCCATTTAGGGGAGCCAGCGCAACGGGAGGGTAGATGACGCGGGTGATACACACGGGCGATACCCACATCGGGTACCAGCAGTACAACGCACCCGAGCGGCGACGCGACTTTCTCGAGGCGTTCCGCGAGGTCGTCGACGACGCGGTCGAAGACGACGTCGACGCGGTGATCCACGCGGGCGACCTGTTTCACGACCGACGGCCGGGACTGGTCGACCTTCAGGGAACGGTCGAAATCTTGCGCCGACTCAAGGACGCCGACATTCCGTTTCTCGCTGTCGTCGGCAACCACGAGTCCAAACGCGACGGCCAGTGGCTCGACCTGTTCGCCGACCTCGGCCTCGCGACTCGGCTCGGTTCCGAGCCCTACGTTCTCGAGGCCGTCGCGCTCTACGGTCTCGATTTCGTGCCCAGATCGCGGCGAGACGCCCTCGAGTACGAGTTCGAACCGCTCCCAGAAATCGCCGAACACGCGGCGCTCGTAACGCACGGCCTGTTCGAACCGTTCGCCCACGCCGACTGGGACACCGAACGGCTGCTCGAGGAATCGACCGTCGACTTCGACGCCGTATTGCTCGGCGACAATCACAAACCCGACACCGCAGAGGTGCTCGAGACGTGGGTCACCTACTGTGGGTCCACCGAGCGCGCGAGCGCCAGCGAGCGCGAGGACCGCGGCTACAATATCGTCACATTCGAGACGTCGTCAGAGTCGGCCTCCGACAGCCAAGAGGAGGTAACGATCCGTCGGCGCGGCCTCGCCGACACGCGACCGTTCGTCTTCGTCGACGTCGAACTCAACGAAGGGGAGGGAATCGACCGCGTGCAAGAGCGCGTCAGGGAGTACGACCTCGAGGACGCCGTCGTCATCGTCACCATCGAAGGCGACGGTAGACCGGTCACGCCCGCGACCGTCGAGGAGTTCGCGACTGACCGCGGGGCGCTCGTTTCGCGGGTCAACGACCGACGGGAGCTTCCCGATCAGGACGACGAGGTTTCGGTCAGCTTCGCCGACCCCGACGAGGCCGTCCGCGAACGGGTTCGCGAACTGGGACTCAGCGACGCCGCGTTGAACATAGACCGGACGGTGCGACGGGACGACCTCGCGGACTCGAACGTCCGGAAAACCGCAGAACGGCTGGTCCGAGAACTCCTCGAGGACGATCGCTCTGCGTTCGACCCGGCCCCGGAGCGCGACCCTGCGGAGGTAACCACGCTCGCCGACGCGATGGCCGACAGAAGCGGTGCGGAGTCAGAAGAGCCGGATACCGATGCGGAAAAATCTGAATCAACGGGAGATGAAGACGGCTCGGAGACAGAACCGATCGAACCGGCTGCTCGTTCTTCCTCTGAAGCAAGCGAGCCAGTTGGCTCGGTCAGCGCTGGGATAGGCGACGAGCCGGATCGTGCCAATTCCAGTGGCGAGTCGGATGGCTCTAAATCCAACGACGGGTCGGATAGCAACGACGGGGCAGACAGCAACGAGTCAGACGAAGATTCCGACAGCGCAGAAACCGACCGCGAATCGGCCGAACCGGATCGAGAGCCGTCGACGGACCGGTCGGAGGAGTCAGAAACCACGTCGCTGGGTGATTTCGCGTGAAAGTCGAACGGATCAGACTCCGAAACTTCAAGTGCTACGGTGAGGCCGACCTCGGCCTCGAGCGCGGCGTGACCATCGTCCACGGCGTCAACGGCAGCGGCAAGTCGACGCTGCTCGAGGGCGTCTTCTTCGCGCTCTACGGGTCGAAAGCGCTGGATAATCGCACGCTCGACGACGTGATCACGACGGGCGAGGAGGAAGCCGAAATCGAACTGGCGTTTCGCCACGACGACGTCGACTACCGGATCGAACGACGCCTGAAACTCCGCGGCGATCGGGCGACAACGACGAAGTGCGTCCTCGAGACGCCCGAGGGAACGGTCGAAGGTGCGACAGACGTTCGCCAGAAGGTAACGAACCTGCTGCGGATGGACGCCGAGGCGTTCGTCAACTGCGCGTACGTCAGACAGGGCGAGGTGAACAAGCTCATCCACGCCTCGCCGAGCGACCGCCAGGACATGATCGACGATCTCCTACAACTGGGCGCGCTCGAGGAGTACCGCGAACGCGCGAGCGATGCGCGATTAGGTGTAAAGACGGTTCTCGACGGCCAACAGGACGTACTAGAAGACGTGCGAACCCAGGTCGAACAGAAAGAAGAGAAGGACCTCCACGAACGCTTGAACGAACTCGAGTCCAGACGTGCCGAGCTCGCAGACGACATCGAGAACTTCGAATCCCAGCGCGAGAACGCCAGTGACACGCTCGAGGCCTCGACGGAAATCCTCGAGCGCCACGAGGAGACGCGCGAGGAGATCGAAACGCTCGAGGAAGAAATCGAGACGATTCGGTCCAAGATCAACGAAACCGAGCGAAAACGCGAGGACGCGGGAGAGACGATCGACGACCGAAAGACGCGGCGAGACGACCTCGAAGACGAACGGGAGACGATTCTCGAGGAGATCGACCACGTGAGCGAATCCGGCGACGATACCGTTGATACTGATGGAGATGGGGACGCTGGCGACGACGGCCTCGAGCTACCCGAGCCACCCCAAGCGCTCGAGTCCACTGCTGCCGTCGAAGCGCGGATCGACGCGCTCGAGCGAGCGGACGAACAGCTTCGCGACGACCTCGAAACCCTTCGAGTCGAGATCAACGAGCGATCGAACGAGACGGATCGACTCGAGAGTCAAGCGGCCGAGTTCGAATCGGAAGCGGCCGACAAACGCGAACGGGCGGGAGACCTCGAGTCGAAGATCGACGACGACGAAGACGCGATCGAACAGCGGGAGGAAAAGCTCTCGACGCTCGAAGAGCGGATCGAAGCCGCGCGCGAACGGTTCGACGCCGCGCCGATCGACTTCGGCGAGGCGACAGACCACCGCGAGACCATCGCCGAGGACCGCGAAGCGATCGTCTCGGAACTGGGCGACGTTACCGCGGGGATCAAAGCCGTCCGGGGTTCGATCGAGGAGGGCGAAGCGTTGCTCGAGGAAGGGAAATGCCCTGAGTGCGGCCAGCCGGTCGAAGATTCGCCGCACGTCGACGTTCTCGACGAAAAGCGCGAGCGACTCGCCGAACTCGAGGCCGAACGCGACGCGCTCGAGGACGAACGAGACGAGATCGGCGAGCGAATAGATCGCGCCGAGACGCTTCGGGAGGCCGAACGCGAGGTCGACCGACTCGCGGATAACCGCGACAACGTCGCCCAGTTGCTCGCGGAAAAACGCGAGACGCTCGCGGATCGACGCGAGCGGTGTGAGCAACTCCGCGAGGACGCGGACGAACTCGAGGCGGAAGCCGAACAGCACCGAGACGCCGCGACGGATCTCGACGCCCAGATCGACGACGCTCGGAGCGACCTCGGCAAGATCAACGGAACTCGAGGCGAGATCAGGACCGAACTGGAGGAGTTGCACAGACTTCTCGAGATCGACGACGAACGCGAGGAGATCGAACGCGAGATCGAAAACGCGCGCGAGCGCCGTGCGGACTGGCAGACGATGAACGACGAGCGCCGCGAGCAACTCTCGGCCAAGCGAGACCGAAAGCGCGAACTCACAGACGAGTTCGACGAACAACGAATCGAGCAGGCTCGCGAACAGAAACGCAGCGCCGAAGACTACCTCGAGAAGGTCGACGAGAAGTTATCGACCCTGCGCGAGAAGCGAACCGAGATCCAGAACGCGATCGGCGGCGTCGAAAACGAACTCGAGGAACTCGAACGCCTTCGTGAACGCCTCGAGGCGATCGAGACCCGCTGTGGAGACCTCGAGTCGCTGTACGACGAGGCCGAGACCCTGCAGGCGACCTACGGCGACCTTCGGGCCGAGCTTCGCCAGCGCAACGTCGAGACGCTCGAGCGGCTGCTCAACGAGACGTTCGAGCTGGTCTACCAGAACGATTCGTACGCGTCGATCGATCTGGACGGCCAGTATCGGCTCACCGTCTACCAGAAGGACGGCGAACCCCTCGAGCCCGAACAGCTTTCGGGCGGCGAGCGGGCGCTTTTCAACCTCAGCCTGCGGTGTGCGATCTACCGCTTACTGGCCGAAGGCGTCGAGGGAACCGCGCCGATGCCGCCGCTGATCCTCGACGAACCAACCGTGTTTCTCGACTCGGGCCACGTCACGCAACTCGTCTCGCTGGTCGAATCGATGCGGGATCTGGGCGTCGAACAGATTATTGTCGTCAGTCACGACGAGGAACTCGTCGGTGCCGCGGACGAACTGGTTCGCGTCGAAAAGGACGCCACGTCGAATCGATCGCAACTCGAACGCGGCGAACCGCCCGAAATCGCGCTACTCAGCTCCGATTGACGGTATCGGTGGGTCGCCTGCTCGAAGTCGCCGGTCTCAACGACGATGGTGACTGATGCGATAGTTGCGTGGGGTAGCTGCGACCGATCAGGGGGCCTGTCCGTAGATCAAGTTCCGCTGGACTTCGTTCGCCCCTTCGTAGATGACCGGGACGCGAACGTCCCGGTAGACGCGCGCGATCCGGCGTTCGTCGAGGATCGATCGGCCGCCGTGAAACTGCATCCCCTGCTCGGCGACATCGACGGCCGTCTCGGTCGCCTTCGTTTTCGACAGCGCGGCCCAGTATCCCGCGTTGTCGTCGTTTGCCACTTTTTCGCACGCTCTCCAGACGAGCGTTCGAGCGCTCTCGAACTCGATGAGCATGTCCGCCAATCCGTGTTGGACGGCCTGAAACTCGTTTATCGTCCGGCCGAACTCCTCTCGGTCGTGGGTGAACTCCCAGGCTTCCTCGATGGCCGCGGCCGCCAGGCCGAGCCCGTGACCGGAGACGACAACCCGACCGTGGTTGAAGAAATCCGCGAGCATCATGAAACCGGCACCCTCGTGGCCGATTCGATTCTCCGCGGGGATCCGACAGTCCTCGAACGTGATGTGTGCCTGTTTCGACGCGGGCATCGCCATCTTTTCGGGGATGTGTTCGGCCTCGTAGCCGTCGGTATCGGTGGGGACGATGAACATCGAGTGGTTACCGTACCGATTGTCCTCGTCATCGCCGGTTCGAGCGTAGACGGTTATCCAGTCGGCCTCGACGCCGTTGCCGATCCAGTACTTCTCGCCGTTGAGGACGTACTCGTCGCCGTCCCGTTCCGCGCTGGTTTGCATTCCCGCGAGGTCGCTTCCGGTCTCCGGCTCCGAGACGGCGAGTCCGGATATCTGCTCGCCTTCGGCCACGGGCCTGACGTACTCCTCGCACTGTTCGTCGGTCCCGTACTCGTAGGTGATCTCGCAGCCGAAACTGGCCAGTTGAATCGTCAGGGCGATCCCGGCGTCGGCCCGGTAGAACTCCTCCGTGATCGCGAGTAGTTGCGCGAGGTCGAGCCCCCGCCCGCCCAACGATTCGGGAATGTCCTGTCCGGCGAGACCCGCTTCCTGGGCGGCCTCGAGGATCTCCCAGGGGTACTCCCCCGATTCGTAGTACTCGGCGGCGGCGGGTTCGATGTGCTCTCGAGCGAATTCTCTGGCTTCTGCTTTGACTCCCTGTGCGCGGTCGGGAACGATGGTCTCCTCGAGGGGGTTCATAGGCCATTCGTCGTCCTCGAGTGGGATATATTCGGGGGCAGGGGAAATTGGGACTTCGGCTCGGTTCGTCGTCCAGCGTTACCGAACGCTCTGTGGACGGTCGTCGGTGGCCTGGGTTGT contains the following coding sequences:
- a CDS encoding acyl-CoA dehydrogenase family protein — protein: MNPLEETIVPDRAQGVKAEAREFAREHIEPAAAEYYESGEYPWEILEAAQEAGLAGQDIPESLGGRGLDLAQLLAITEEFYRADAGIALTIQLASFGCEITYEYGTDEQCEEYVRPVAEGEQISGLAVSEPETGSDLAGMQTSAERDGDEYVLNGEKYWIGNGVEADWITVYARTGDDEDNRYGNHSMFIVPTDTDGYEAEHIPEKMAMPASKQAHITFEDCRIPAENRIGHEGAGFMMLADFFNHGRVVVSGHGLGLAAAAIEEAWEFTHDREEFGRTINEFQAVQHGLADMLIEFESARTLVWRACEKVANDDNAGYWAALSKTKATETAVDVAEQGMQFHGGRSILDERRIARVYRDVRVPVIYEGANEVQRNLIYGQAP
- the rad50 gene encoding DNA double-strand break repair ATPase Rad50; the protein is MKVERIRLRNFKCYGEADLGLERGVTIVHGVNGSGKSTLLEGVFFALYGSKALDNRTLDDVITTGEEEAEIELAFRHDDVDYRIERRLKLRGDRATTTKCVLETPEGTVEGATDVRQKVTNLLRMDAEAFVNCAYVRQGEVNKLIHASPSDRQDMIDDLLQLGALEEYRERASDARLGVKTVLDGQQDVLEDVRTQVEQKEEKDLHERLNELESRRAELADDIENFESQRENASDTLEASTEILERHEETREEIETLEEEIETIRSKINETERKREDAGETIDDRKTRRDDLEDERETILEEIDHVSESGDDTVDTDGDGDAGDDGLELPEPPQALESTAAVEARIDALERADEQLRDDLETLRVEINERSNETDRLESQAAEFESEAADKRERAGDLESKIDDDEDAIEQREEKLSTLEERIEAARERFDAAPIDFGEATDHRETIAEDREAIVSELGDVTAGIKAVRGSIEEGEALLEEGKCPECGQPVEDSPHVDVLDEKRERLAELEAERDALEDERDEIGERIDRAETLREAEREVDRLADNRDNVAQLLAEKRETLADRRERCEQLREDADELEAEAEQHRDAATDLDAQIDDARSDLGKINGTRGEIRTELEELHRLLEIDDEREEIEREIENARERRADWQTMNDERREQLSAKRDRKRELTDEFDEQRIEQAREQKRSAEDYLEKVDEKLSTLREKRTEIQNAIGGVENELEELERLRERLEAIETRCGDLESLYDEAETLQATYGDLRAELRQRNVETLERLLNETFELVYQNDSYASIDLDGQYRLTVYQKDGEPLEPEQLSGGERALFNLSLRCAIYRLLAEGVEGTAPMPPLILDEPTVFLDSGHVTQLVSLVESMRDLGVEQIIVVSHDEELVGAADELVRVEKDATSNRSQLERGEPPEIALLSSD